A single region of the Pan troglodytes isolate AG18354 chromosome 18, NHGRI_mPanTro3-v2.0_pri, whole genome shotgun sequence genome encodes:
- the PARD6A gene encoding partitioning defective 6 homolog alpha isoform X1, which translates to MARPQRTPARSPDSIVEVKSKFDAEFRRFALPRASVSGFQEFSRLLRAVHQIPGLDVLLGYTDAHGDLLPLTNDDSLHRALASGPPPLRLLVQKRGEEGYSGQPLWAEADSSGLAFASNSLQRRKKGLLLRPVAPLRTRPPLLISLPQDFRQVSSVIDVDLLPETHRRVRLHKHGSDRPLGFYIRDGMSVRVAPQGLERVPGIFISRLVRGGLAESTGLLAVSDEILEVNGIEVAGKTLDQVTDMMVANSHNLIVTVKPANQRNNVVRGASGRLTGPPSAGPGPAEPDSDDDSSDLVIENRQPPSSNGLSQGPPCWDLHPGCRHPGTRSSLPSLDDQEQASSGWGSRIRGDGSGFSL; encoded by the exons ATGGCCCGGCCGCAGAGGACTCCGGCGCGCAGTCCCGATAGCATCGTCGAGGTGAAGAGCAAA TTTGACGCCGAGTTCCGACGCTTCGCGCTGCCTCGCGCTTCGGTGAGCGGCTTCCAGGAGTTCTCGCGGTTGCTGCGGGCGGTGCACCAGATCCCGGGCCTGGACGTGCTACTTGGCTATACGGATGCTCATGGCGACCTGCTGCCCCTCACCAACGACGACAGCCTGCACCGGGCCCTGGCCAGCGGGCCCCCGCCACTGCGCCTACTGGTGCAGAAGCGGGGTGAGGAGGGGTACAGTGGGCAGCCTCTGTGGG CAGAAGCTGACTCCAGCGGCCTGGCTTTTGCCTCCAACTCTCTGCAGCGGCGCAAGAAAGGGCTCTTGCTGCGGCCAGTGGCACCCCTGCGCACCCGGCCACCCTTGCTAATCAGCCTGCCCCAAGATTTCCGCCAGGTTTCCTCAGTCATAGACGTGGACCTACTGCCTGAGACCCACCGACGGGTGCGGCTGCACAAGCATGGTTCAGACCGCCCCCTGGGCTTCTACATCCGAGATGGCATGAGCGTGCGTGTGGCTCCCCAGGGCCTGGAGCGGGTTCCAGGAATCTTCATCTCCCGCCTGGTACGTGGGGGTCTGGCTGAGAGTACAGGGCTGCTGGCGGTCAGTGATGAGATCCTCGAGGTCAATGGCATTGAAGTAGCCGGGAAGACCTTGGACCAAGTGACGGACATGATGGTTGCCAACAGCCATAACCTCATTGTCACTGTCAAGCCCGCCAACCAGCGCAATAACGTGGTGCGAGGGGCATCTGGGCGTTTGACAGGTCCTCCCTCTGCAGGGCCTGGGCCTGCTGAGCCTGATAGTGACGATGACAGCAGTGACCTGGTCATTGAGAACCGCCAGCCTCCCAGTTCCAATGGGCTGTCTCAGGGGCCCCCGTGCTGGGACCTGCACCCTGGCTGCCGACATCCTGGTACCCGCagctctctgccctccctggATGACCAGGAGCAGGCCAGTTCTGGCTGGGGGAGTCGCATTCGAGGAGATGGTAGTGGCTTCAGCCTCTGA
- the PARD6A gene encoding partitioning defective 6 homolog alpha isoform X2: MARPQRTPARSPDSIVEVKSKFDAEFRRFALPRASVSGFQEFSRLLRAVHQIPGLDVLLGYTDAHGDLLPLTNDDSLHRALASGPPPLRLLVQKRGEEGYSGQPLWEADSSGLAFASNSLQRRKKGLLLRPVAPLRTRPPLLISLPQDFRQVSSVIDVDLLPETHRRVRLHKHGSDRPLGFYIRDGMSVRVAPQGLERVPGIFISRLVRGGLAESTGLLAVSDEILEVNGIEVAGKTLDQVTDMMVANSHNLIVTVKPANQRNNVVRGASGRLTGPPSAGPGPAEPDSDDDSSDLVIENRQPPSSNGLSQGPPCWDLHPGCRHPGTRSSLPSLDDQEQASSGWGSRIRGDGSGFSL, from the exons ATGGCCCGGCCGCAGAGGACTCCGGCGCGCAGTCCCGATAGCATCGTCGAGGTGAAGAGCAAA TTTGACGCCGAGTTCCGACGCTTCGCGCTGCCTCGCGCTTCGGTGAGCGGCTTCCAGGAGTTCTCGCGGTTGCTGCGGGCGGTGCACCAGATCCCGGGCCTGGACGTGCTACTTGGCTATACGGATGCTCATGGCGACCTGCTGCCCCTCACCAACGACGACAGCCTGCACCGGGCCCTGGCCAGCGGGCCCCCGCCACTGCGCCTACTGGTGCAGAAGCGGGGTGAGGAGGGGTACAGTGGGCAGCCTCTGTGGG AAGCTGACTCCAGCGGCCTGGCTTTTGCCTCCAACTCTCTGCAGCGGCGCAAGAAAGGGCTCTTGCTGCGGCCAGTGGCACCCCTGCGCACCCGGCCACCCTTGCTAATCAGCCTGCCCCAAGATTTCCGCCAGGTTTCCTCAGTCATAGACGTGGACCTACTGCCTGAGACCCACCGACGGGTGCGGCTGCACAAGCATGGTTCAGACCGCCCCCTGGGCTTCTACATCCGAGATGGCATGAGCGTGCGTGTGGCTCCCCAGGGCCTGGAGCGGGTTCCAGGAATCTTCATCTCCCGCCTGGTACGTGGGGGTCTGGCTGAGAGTACAGGGCTGCTGGCGGTCAGTGATGAGATCCTCGAGGTCAATGGCATTGAAGTAGCCGGGAAGACCTTGGACCAAGTGACGGACATGATGGTTGCCAACAGCCATAACCTCATTGTCACTGTCAAGCCCGCCAACCAGCGCAATAACGTGGTGCGAGGGGCATCTGGGCGTTTGACAGGTCCTCCCTCTGCAGGGCCTGGGCCTGCTGAGCCTGATAGTGACGATGACAGCAGTGACCTGGTCATTGAGAACCGCCAGCCTCCCAGTTCCAATGGGCTGTCTCAGGGGCCCCCGTGCTGGGACCTGCACCCTGGCTGCCGACATCCTGGTACCCGCagctctctgccctccctggATGACCAGGAGCAGGCCAGTTCTGGCTGGGGGAGTCGCATTCGAGGAGATGGTAGTGGCTTCAGCCTCTGA
- the ENKD1 gene encoding enkurin domain-containing protein 1 isoform X2: protein MCEGPSRISGPIPPDPTLCPDNYRRPTSAQGRLEGNALKLDLLTSDRALDTTAPRGPCIGPGAGEILERGQRGVGDVLLQLEGISLGPGASLKRKDPKDHEKENLRRIREIQKRFREQERSREQGQPRPLKALWRSPKYDKVESRVKAQLQEPGLGVDFIRHNARAAKRAPRRHSCSLQVLAQVLEQQRQAQEHYNATQKGHVPHYLLERRDLWRREAEARKQSQPDPAMPPGHTRMPENQRLETLTKLLQSQSQLLRELVLLPAGADSLRAQSHRAELDRKLVQVEESIKIFSRPKVFVKMDD, encoded by the exons ATGTGCGAGGGCCCGTCCCGCATCTCGGGGCCCATCCCCCCAGACCCGACGCTCTGTCCTGACAACTACCGGCGGCCGACCTCGG CTCAAGGGCGCCTCGAGGGAAACGCGCTGAAGCTGGACTTGCTGACCTCCGACCGGGCCCTGGACACCACCGCTCCCCGTGGTCCCTGCATCGGTCCCGGTGCCGGAGAGATCCTGGAGCGCGGCCAGCGCGGCGTCGGGGACGTGCTGTTGCAACTCGAGGGGATCTCCCTAGGTCCTGGGGCCTCTCTCAAGA GGAAGGACCCTAAGGACCATGAGAAGGAGAACCTGAGGCGGATCAGGGAGATTCAGAAGCGCTTCAGAGAACAGGAGCGCAGCCGGGAGCAGGGCCAGCCCAGGCCCCTGAAAGCTCTGTGGCGCTCACCCAAGTACGACAAGGTGGAGTCCCGGGTCAAGGCCCAGCTCCAG GAGCCAGGCCTGGGGGTGGACTTCATTCGTCACAATGCACGAGCTGCCAAGAGAGCCCCCCGGAGGCATTCCTGCTCACTGCAGGTCCTGGCACAAGTGCTAGAGCAGCAGCGTCAGGCCCAGGAGCACTACAATGCCACGCAGAAGGGCCATGTGCCACATTA CTTGTTGGAGCGCAGGGACCTGTGGCGGCGGGAGGCCGAGGCCCGCAAGCAGAGCCAGCCGGACCCTGCCATGCCCCCAGGCCACACGCGCATGCCTGAGAACCAGCGGCTGGAAACACTGACCAAGCTGCTCCAGA GCCAGAGCCAGCTGCTGCGTGAGCTGGTACTGCTGCCTGCTGGGGCAGACTCACTGAGAGCCCAGAGCCACCGTGCTGAGCTGGACCGGAAGCTGGTGCAGGTAGAGGAGTCCATCAAGATCTTTTCTCGGCCCAAAGTCTTCGTGAAGATGGATGACTGA
- the PARD6A gene encoding partitioning defective 6 homolog alpha isoform X4 — MARPQRTPARSPDSIVEVKSKFDAEFRRFALPRASVSGFQEFSRLLRAVHQIPGLDVLLGYTDAHGDLLPLTNDDSLHRALASGPPPLRLLVQKREADSSGLAFASNSLQRRKKGLLLRPVAPLRTRPPLLISLPQDFRQVSSVIDVDLLPETHRRVRLHKHGSDRPLGFYIRDGMSVRVAPQGLERVPGIFISRLVRGGLAESTGLLAVSDEILEVNGIEVAGKTLDQVTDMMVANSHNLIVTVKPANQRNNVVRGASGRLTGPPSAGPGPAEPDSDDDSSDLVIENRQPPSSNGLSQGPPCWDLHPGCRHPGTRSSLPSLDDQEQASSGWGSRIRGDGSGFSL; from the exons ATGGCCCGGCCGCAGAGGACTCCGGCGCGCAGTCCCGATAGCATCGTCGAGGTGAAGAGCAAA TTTGACGCCGAGTTCCGACGCTTCGCGCTGCCTCGCGCTTCGGTGAGCGGCTTCCAGGAGTTCTCGCGGTTGCTGCGGGCGGTGCACCAGATCCCGGGCCTGGACGTGCTACTTGGCTATACGGATGCTCATGGCGACCTGCTGCCCCTCACCAACGACGACAGCCTGCACCGGGCCCTGGCCAGCGGGCCCCCGCCACTGCGCCTACTGGTGCAGAAGCGGG AAGCTGACTCCAGCGGCCTGGCTTTTGCCTCCAACTCTCTGCAGCGGCGCAAGAAAGGGCTCTTGCTGCGGCCAGTGGCACCCCTGCGCACCCGGCCACCCTTGCTAATCAGCCTGCCCCAAGATTTCCGCCAGGTTTCCTCAGTCATAGACGTGGACCTACTGCCTGAGACCCACCGACGGGTGCGGCTGCACAAGCATGGTTCAGACCGCCCCCTGGGCTTCTACATCCGAGATGGCATGAGCGTGCGTGTGGCTCCCCAGGGCCTGGAGCGGGTTCCAGGAATCTTCATCTCCCGCCTGGTACGTGGGGGTCTGGCTGAGAGTACAGGGCTGCTGGCGGTCAGTGATGAGATCCTCGAGGTCAATGGCATTGAAGTAGCCGGGAAGACCTTGGACCAAGTGACGGACATGATGGTTGCCAACAGCCATAACCTCATTGTCACTGTCAAGCCCGCCAACCAGCGCAATAACGTGGTGCGAGGGGCATCTGGGCGTTTGACAGGTCCTCCCTCTGCAGGGCCTGGGCCTGCTGAGCCTGATAGTGACGATGACAGCAGTGACCTGGTCATTGAGAACCGCCAGCCTCCCAGTTCCAATGGGCTGTCTCAGGGGCCCCCGTGCTGGGACCTGCACCCTGGCTGCCGACATCCTGGTACCCGCagctctctgccctccctggATGACCAGGAGCAGGCCAGTTCTGGCTGGGGGAGTCGCATTCGAGGAGATGGTAGTGGCTTCAGCCTCTGA
- the ACD gene encoding adrenocortical dysplasia protein homolog isoform X2, translating to MAGSGRLVLRPWIRELILGSETLSSPRAGQLLEVLQEAEAAVAGPSHAPDTSDVGATLLVSDGTHSVRCLVTREALDTSDWEEKEFGFRGTEGRLLLLQDCGVHVQVAEGGAPAEFYLQVDRFSLLPTEQPRLRVPGCNQDLDVQKKLYDCLEEHLSESTSSNAGLSLSQLLDEMREDQEHQGALVCLAESCLTLEGPCTAPPVTHWAASRCKATGEAVYTVPSSMLCISENDQLILSSLGPCQRTQGPELPPPDPALQDLSLTLIASPPSSPSSSGTPALPGHMSSEESGTSISLLPALSLAAPDPGQRSSSQPSPAICSAPATLTPRSPHASRTPSSPLQSCTPSLSPRSHVPSPHQALVTRPQKPSLEFKEFVGLPCKNRPPFPRTGATKGAQEPCSVWEPPKRHRDGSAFQYEYEPPCTSLCARVQAARLPPQLMAWALHFLMDAQPGSEPNPM from the exons ATGGCAGGTTCGGGGAGGCTGGTCCTACGGCCCTGGATTCGGGAGCTGATTCTGGGGTCAGAGACACTCTCCAGTCCACGAGCCGGGCAGCTGCTCGAG GTACTACAGGAGGCCGAGGCCGCGGTCGCGGGCCCATCCCACGCCCCTGATACGTCCGACGTCGGGGCCACGCTGCTTGTGTCTGACGGGACCCACAGTGTCCGATGCCTGGTGACGCGGGAGGCCCTGGACACCTCGGACTG GGAGGAGAAGGAGTTCGGCTTCCGCGGGACAGAGGgccggctgctgctgctgcaggacTGCGGGGTTCATGTCCAGGTCGCTGAGGGCGGCGCG CCCGCAGAGTTCTATCTCCAGGTGGACCGCTTCAGCCTGCTGCCCACGGAGCAGCCCCGGCTACGGGTGCCTGGTTG caACCAAGACTTAGATGTTCAGAAAAAGCTCTATGACTGCCTTGA GGAGCACCTTTCAGAGTCCACCTCGTCCAATGCAG GCCTATCACTGTCCCAGCTTCTGGATGAAATGCGGGAGGACCAGGAGCATCAGGGGGCACTCGTGTGCCTGGCTGAAAGCTGCCTGACACTGGAGGGCCCTTGCACGGCACCCCCCGTCACCCACTGGGCTGCCTCACGATGCAAGGCCACG GGAGAAGCTGTGTACACTGTCCCCAGCTCAATGCTGTGCATCTCTGAGAATGACCAGCTAATTCTGAGCTCTCTAGGCCCCTGTCAGAGGACACAGG GCCCTGAGCTGCCCCCACCAGACCCGGCTCTGCAGGACCTATCTCTGACCCTCAtagcctctcctccttcctcacccAGTTCCTCAG GAACCCCGGCCTTACCCGGCCACATGTCATCCGAGGAAAGTGGTACCAGCATCAGCCTTCTGCCTGCCCTGTCCTTGGCTGCTCCAGACCCAGGGCAGAGGAGCAGCTCCCAGCCCTCACCAGCCATCTGCTCAGCGCCTGCCACCCTGACCCCCAGGTCCCCACACGCCAGCCGTACCCCCAGCTCCCCACTCCAGAGCTGCACTCCCAGTCTCTCACCCCGTAGCCATGTCCCCAGTCCACACCAGGCTCTTGTGACCAGGCCCCAGAAACCTAGCCTGGAGTTCAAGGAGTTTGTAGGGTTACCCTGCAAGAATCGGCCGCCTTTTCCCAGGACCGGAGCTACCAAGGGAGCCCAGGAGCCCTGCTCTGTCTGG GAACCCCCAAAGAGGCATCGTGATGGTTCTGCCTTCCAGTATGAGTATGAGCCACCCTGCACGTCCCTCTGTGCTCGGGTCCAAGCTGCCAG GCTTCCTCCCCAGCTCATGGCCTGGGCCTTGCACTTTCTGATGGATGCACAGCCAGGGTCTGAGCCAAATCCGATGTGA
- the ENKD1 gene encoding enkurin domain-containing protein 1 isoform X1, with translation MCEGPSRISGPIPPDPTLCPDNYRRPTSAQGRLEGNALKLDLLTSDRALDTTAPRGPCIGPGAGEILERGQRGVGDVLLQLEGISLGPGASLKRKDPKDHEKENLRRIREIQKRFREQERSREQGQPRPLKALWRSPKYDKVESRVKAQLQEPGPASGTESAHFLRAHSRCGPGLPPPHVSSPQPTPPGPEAKEPGLGVDFIRHNARAAKRAPRRHSCSLQVLAQVLEQQRQAQEHYNATQKGHVPHYLLERRDLWRREAEARKQSQPDPAMPPGHTRMPENQRLETLTKLLQSQSQLLRELVLLPAGADSLRAQSHRAELDRKLVQVEESIKIFSRPKVFVKMDD, from the exons ATGTGCGAGGGCCCGTCCCGCATCTCGGGGCCCATCCCCCCAGACCCGACGCTCTGTCCTGACAACTACCGGCGGCCGACCTCGG CTCAAGGGCGCCTCGAGGGAAACGCGCTGAAGCTGGACTTGCTGACCTCCGACCGGGCCCTGGACACCACCGCTCCCCGTGGTCCCTGCATCGGTCCCGGTGCCGGAGAGATCCTGGAGCGCGGCCAGCGCGGCGTCGGGGACGTGCTGTTGCAACTCGAGGGGATCTCCCTAGGTCCTGGGGCCTCTCTCAAGA GGAAGGACCCTAAGGACCATGAGAAGGAGAACCTGAGGCGGATCAGGGAGATTCAGAAGCGCTTCAGAGAACAGGAGCGCAGCCGGGAGCAGGGCCAGCCCAGGCCCCTGAAAGCTCTGTGGCGCTCACCCAAGTACGACAAGGTGGAGTCCCGGGTCAAGGCCCAGCTCCAG gagcctggccctgcctctgGGACAGAGTCTGCCCACTTCCTGCGGGCGCACTCCCGCTGCGGCCCTGGCCTCCCACCACCCCATGTATCTAGTCCCCAGCCAACCCCACCAGGTCCCgaagctaag GAGCCAGGCCTGGGGGTGGACTTCATTCGTCACAATGCACGAGCTGCCAAGAGAGCCCCCCGGAGGCATTCCTGCTCACTGCAGGTCCTGGCACAAGTGCTAGAGCAGCAGCGTCAGGCCCAGGAGCACTACAATGCCACGCAGAAGGGCCATGTGCCACATTA CTTGTTGGAGCGCAGGGACCTGTGGCGGCGGGAGGCCGAGGCCCGCAAGCAGAGCCAGCCGGACCCTGCCATGCCCCCAGGCCACACGCGCATGCCTGAGAACCAGCGGCTGGAAACACTGACCAAGCTGCTCCAGA GCCAGAGCCAGCTGCTGCGTGAGCTGGTACTGCTGCCTGCTGGGGCAGACTCACTGAGAGCCCAGAGCCACCGTGCTGAGCTGGACCGGAAGCTGGTGCAGGTAGAGGAGTCCATCAAGATCTTTTCTCGGCCCAAAGTCTTCGTGAAGATGGATGACTGA
- the PARD6A gene encoding partitioning defective 6 homolog alpha isoform X3 translates to MARPQRTPARSPDSIVEVKSKFDAEFRRFALPRASVSGFQEFSRLLRAVHQIPGLDVLLGYTDAHGDLLPLTNDDSLHRALASGPPPLRLLVQKRAEADSSGLAFASNSLQRRKKGLLLRPVAPLRTRPPLLISLPQDFRQVSSVIDVDLLPETHRRVRLHKHGSDRPLGFYIRDGMSVRVAPQGLERVPGIFISRLVRGGLAESTGLLAVSDEILEVNGIEVAGKTLDQVTDMMVANSHNLIVTVKPANQRNNVVRGASGRLTGPPSAGPGPAEPDSDDDSSDLVIENRQPPSSNGLSQGPPCWDLHPGCRHPGTRSSLPSLDDQEQASSGWGSRIRGDGSGFSL, encoded by the exons ATGGCCCGGCCGCAGAGGACTCCGGCGCGCAGTCCCGATAGCATCGTCGAGGTGAAGAGCAAA TTTGACGCCGAGTTCCGACGCTTCGCGCTGCCTCGCGCTTCGGTGAGCGGCTTCCAGGAGTTCTCGCGGTTGCTGCGGGCGGTGCACCAGATCCCGGGCCTGGACGTGCTACTTGGCTATACGGATGCTCATGGCGACCTGCTGCCCCTCACCAACGACGACAGCCTGCACCGGGCCCTGGCCAGCGGGCCCCCGCCACTGCGCCTACTGGTGCAGAAGCGGG CAGAAGCTGACTCCAGCGGCCTGGCTTTTGCCTCCAACTCTCTGCAGCGGCGCAAGAAAGGGCTCTTGCTGCGGCCAGTGGCACCCCTGCGCACCCGGCCACCCTTGCTAATCAGCCTGCCCCAAGATTTCCGCCAGGTTTCCTCAGTCATAGACGTGGACCTACTGCCTGAGACCCACCGACGGGTGCGGCTGCACAAGCATGGTTCAGACCGCCCCCTGGGCTTCTACATCCGAGATGGCATGAGCGTGCGTGTGGCTCCCCAGGGCCTGGAGCGGGTTCCAGGAATCTTCATCTCCCGCCTGGTACGTGGGGGTCTGGCTGAGAGTACAGGGCTGCTGGCGGTCAGTGATGAGATCCTCGAGGTCAATGGCATTGAAGTAGCCGGGAAGACCTTGGACCAAGTGACGGACATGATGGTTGCCAACAGCCATAACCTCATTGTCACTGTCAAGCCCGCCAACCAGCGCAATAACGTGGTGCGAGGGGCATCTGGGCGTTTGACAGGTCCTCCCTCTGCAGGGCCTGGGCCTGCTGAGCCTGATAGTGACGATGACAGCAGTGACCTGGTCATTGAGAACCGCCAGCCTCCCAGTTCCAATGGGCTGTCTCAGGGGCCCCCGTGCTGGGACCTGCACCCTGGCTGCCGACATCCTGGTACCCGCagctctctgccctccctggATGACCAGGAGCAGGCCAGTTCTGGCTGGGGGAGTCGCATTCGAGGAGATGGTAGTGGCTTCAGCCTCTGA
- the ACD gene encoding adrenocortical dysplasia protein homolog isoform X1: MAGSGRLVLRPWIRELILGSETLSSPRAGQLLEVLQEAEAAVAGPSHAPDTSDVGATLLVSDGTHSVRCLVTREALDTSDWEEKEFGFRGTEGRLLLLQDCGVHVQVAEGGAPAEFYLQVDRFSLLPTEQPRLRVPGCNQDLDVQKKLYDCLEEHLSESTSSNAGLSLSQLLDEMREDQEHQGALVCLAESCLTLEGPCTAPPVTHWAASRCKATGEAVYTVPSSMLCISENDQLILSSLGPCQRTQGTPALPGHMSSEESGTSISLLPALSLAAPDPGQRSSSQPSPAICSAPATLTPRSPHASRTPSSPLQSCTPSLSPRSHVPSPHQALVTRPQKPSLEFKEFVGLPCKNRPPFPRTGATKGAQEPCSVWEPPKRHRDGSAFQYEYEPPCTSLCARVQAARLPPQLMAWALHFLMDAQPGSEPNPM; the protein is encoded by the exons ATGGCAGGTTCGGGGAGGCTGGTCCTACGGCCCTGGATTCGGGAGCTGATTCTGGGGTCAGAGACACTCTCCAGTCCACGAGCCGGGCAGCTGCTCGAG GTACTACAGGAGGCCGAGGCCGCGGTCGCGGGCCCATCCCACGCCCCTGATACGTCCGACGTCGGGGCCACGCTGCTTGTGTCTGACGGGACCCACAGTGTCCGATGCCTGGTGACGCGGGAGGCCCTGGACACCTCGGACTG GGAGGAGAAGGAGTTCGGCTTCCGCGGGACAGAGGgccggctgctgctgctgcaggacTGCGGGGTTCATGTCCAGGTCGCTGAGGGCGGCGCG CCCGCAGAGTTCTATCTCCAGGTGGACCGCTTCAGCCTGCTGCCCACGGAGCAGCCCCGGCTACGGGTGCCTGGTTG caACCAAGACTTAGATGTTCAGAAAAAGCTCTATGACTGCCTTGA GGAGCACCTTTCAGAGTCCACCTCGTCCAATGCAG GCCTATCACTGTCCCAGCTTCTGGATGAAATGCGGGAGGACCAGGAGCATCAGGGGGCACTCGTGTGCCTGGCTGAAAGCTGCCTGACACTGGAGGGCCCTTGCACGGCACCCCCCGTCACCCACTGGGCTGCCTCACGATGCAAGGCCACG GGAGAAGCTGTGTACACTGTCCCCAGCTCAATGCTGTGCATCTCTGAGAATGACCAGCTAATTCTGAGCTCTCTAGGCCCCTGTCAGAGGACACAGG GAACCCCGGCCTTACCCGGCCACATGTCATCCGAGGAAAGTGGTACCAGCATCAGCCTTCTGCCTGCCCTGTCCTTGGCTGCTCCAGACCCAGGGCAGAGGAGCAGCTCCCAGCCCTCACCAGCCATCTGCTCAGCGCCTGCCACCCTGACCCCCAGGTCCCCACACGCCAGCCGTACCCCCAGCTCCCCACTCCAGAGCTGCACTCCCAGTCTCTCACCCCGTAGCCATGTCCCCAGTCCACACCAGGCTCTTGTGACCAGGCCCCAGAAACCTAGCCTGGAGTTCAAGGAGTTTGTAGGGTTACCCTGCAAGAATCGGCCGCCTTTTCCCAGGACCGGAGCTACCAAGGGAGCCCAGGAGCCCTGCTCTGTCTGG GAACCCCCAAAGAGGCATCGTGATGGTTCTGCCTTCCAGTATGAGTATGAGCCACCCTGCACGTCCCTCTGTGCTCGGGTCCAAGCTGCCAG GCTTCCTCCCCAGCTCATGGCCTGGGCCTTGCACTTTCTGATGGATGCACAGCCAGGGTCTGAGCCAAATCCGATGTGA